A DNA window from Cydia splendana chromosome 24, ilCydSple1.2, whole genome shotgun sequence contains the following coding sequences:
- the LOC134802087 gene encoding oocyte zinc finger protein XlCOF6-like codes for MEGSNSGSISPARVKAEPESADTDQWERDLVKEEAEFTDEECVKEECEDSRDGCGVSEAAMLAGLYDHHEVKDELVLGPELPHRPIVAMELRAPALVSSALVSGRRRSCSVRLERLLVDAERRTCRVGRRTYKLHTTKPAPTPNATATIYQCYHCSKRFRNKSLLEKHIHTHLSLGPSRNSTRENIALHRQQMSQRNRKPNNKAFNCDYKSNQKLHSGNHKKYTGEKPFKCNYCDFVCISKYILQNHLMTHTGEKQFKCSYCDYRSNVKRNLQRHLLTHTGEKPFKCNYCDYKCISKYMLQNHMMTHSGEKPFKCSYCDYRCKLKRNLPRHLLTHNDKKPFNCNYCDYKCISKYMLHNHMMTHTGEKPFKCSYCDYRCILKRNLQTHLLTHTDEKPFNCKECDYKCILKNRLQYHMMTHTGEKPFKCNYCDFKCFTKNVLQNHMMTHTGEKPFKCSYCDYRCNLKGNLQRHLLTHTDEKPFNCKHCDYKCISKYMLQYHMITHTGEKPFKCKYCDYKCILKNKLQSHLMTHTGEKPFKCSYCDYRCNLKGNLQRHLLTHINKKPFNCNYCDYKCITKYMLQYHLINHTGEKPFQCNYCDYKCITKNMLQNHMMTHTGEKPFKCNYCDYKCITKSMLQNHMMTHSGEKPFKCSYCDYRCNLKGNLQRHLLTHTDEKPFNCKHCEYKCISKYMLQNHMITHTGEKPFKCNYCDYKCILKNKLQNHLMTHTGEKPFKCSYCDYRCNLKGNLQRHLLTHTDEKRRPLRSS; via the exons ATGGAGGGAAGTAACTCTGGCAGCATATCGCCAGCGCGCGTGAAGGCGGAGCCCGAGAGTGCAGATACGGACCAGTGGGAACGAG ACCTTGTTAAGGAGGAAGCTGAATTCACGGACGAGGAGTGTGTGAAGGAGGAGTGTGAGGACAGCAGAGATGGGTGCGGCGTGAGCGAGGCAGCCATGCTGGCCGGCCTGTACGACCACCACGAGGTGAAGGACGAGCTTGTGCTGGGGCCGGAGCTCCCGCATCGACCCATAGTCGCCATGGAGCTGAGAG CGCCCGCTCTTGTCTCCTCTGCTCTGGTGTCGGGCCGGCGCCGCTCGTGCTCGGTCAGGCTGGAGCGCCTGCTGGTGGACGCGGAGCGGCGCACCTGCCGGGTCGGGCGCCGCACATACAAGCTGCACACCACCAAGCCCGCACCCACACCCAATGCCACCGCCACCATCTATCAATGTTACCATTGCAGCAAACGGTTCAGGAACAAGTCGCTTTTGGAGAAACACATACACACTCACTTGTCGTTAGGACCGTCGCGTAATTCCACTCGAGAGAACATTGCTTTGCATCGTCAACAAATGTCACAAAGGAATAGAAAACCTAATAACAAAGCCTTTAATTGTGATTACAAGTCCAATCAAAAATTACACTCAGGGAATCACAAGAAGTACACTGGTGAAAAGCCATTCAAATGTAACTACTGTGACTTTGTGTGCATTTCGAAATATATATTACAGAATCATCTGATGACTCACACTGGCGAAAAGCAATTTAAATGTAGCTACTGCGATTACCGGAGCAATGTAAAACGTAATTTGCAGAGGCACCTATTAACTCATACTGGTGAAAAGCCATTTAAATGTAACTACTGTGACTACAAGTGCATTTCGAAATATATGTTGCAAAATCATATGATGACTCACTCTGGCGAAAAGCCATTTAAATGTAGCTACTGCGATTATCGGTGCAAGTTAAAACGTAATTTGCCGAGACACCTATTAACCcataatgataaaaaaccttttAATTGTAATTACTGTGATTACAAGTGCATTTCGAAATATATGTTACACAATCATATGATGACTCACACTGGCGAAAAGCCATTTAAATGTAGCTACTGCGATTACCGGTGCATTTTGAAACGTAATTTGCAGACGCACCTATTAACTCATACTGATGAAAAACCTTTTAATTGTAAGGAATGTGACTACAAGTGCATTTTGAAAAATAGGTTACAGTATCATATGATGACTCACACTGGTGAAAAGCCATTTAAATGTAACTACTGTGACTTTAAATGCTTTACGAAAAATGTGTTACAGAATCATATGATGACTCACACTGGTGAAAAGCCATTTAAATGTAGCTACTGCGATTACCGGTGCAATTTAAAAGGTAATTTGCAGAGGCACCTATTAACTCATACTGATGAAAAACCTTTTAATTGTAAGCACTGTGACTACAAGTGCATTTCGAAATATATGTTACAGTATCATATGATTACTCACACTGGTGAAAAGCCATTTAAATGTAAGTACTGTGACTACAAGtgcattttgaaaaataagttacaGAGTCATCTGATGACTCACACTGGTGAAAAGCCATTTAAATGTAGCTACTGCGATTACCGGTGCAATTTAAAAGGTAATTTGCAGAGGCACCTATTAAcccatattaataaaaaacctTTTAATTGTAACTACTGTGACTACAAGTGCATTACGAAATATATGTTACAGTATCATCTGATTAACCACACTGGTGAAAAGCCATTTCAATGTAACTACTGTGACTACAAGTGCATTACGAAAAATATGTTACAGAATCATATGATGACTCACACTGGTGAAAAGCCATTTAAATGTAACTACTGCGACTATAAGTGCATTACGAAAAGTATGTTACAGAATCATATGATGACTCACTCTGGCGAAAAGCCATTTAAATGTAGCTACTGCGATTACCGGTGCAATTTAAAAGGTAATTTGCAGAGGCACCTATTAACTCATACTGATGAAAAACCTTTTAATTGTAAACACTGTGAGTACAAGTGCATTTCGAAATATATGTTACAGAATCATATGATTACTCACACTGGCGAAAAGCCATTTAAATGTAACTACTGTGACTACAAGtgcattttgaaaaataagttacaAAATCATCTGATGACTCACACTGGCGAAAAGCCATTTAAATGTAGCTACTGCGATTACCGGTGCAATTTAAAAGGTAATTTGCAGAGGCACCTATTAACTCATACTGATGAAAAGCGGCGCCCGCTCCGTTCCAGCTAA
- the LOC134802243 gene encoding uncharacterized protein LOC134802243 → CFLFHTEDEEFLEQEVLLIPDALDDGQGADAPGNEEVPEAAPGDGSPAPDAPDVAPVPESAEIPDLDPELVTALGEATDEKPKFGDKIHGNLASLWLPLLRKGMPSEAKEKLKNEYLIPENCSLLQAPKLNPEISAAISEMARNRDKKLEASQQQLGLGITAVNRGLSILLTSNDKVTAIKLLSDSCRILSDLHFGETQTRIKLITPGLAKPFLNIIQDEERDELLFGSKLPEKIKASKAIEKQGLQIKKTVPAIKNTPASSSSTPNVPRNQYQFQGNWAGPTRYQSNRGGRGRQRKATAGRKPAPNPQAKPVGQGKTRAAPQQ, encoded by the coding sequence TGTTTTCTGTTCCATACAGAAGACGAGGAGTTCCTCGAGCAAGAAGTCCTACTTATCCCGGATGCTCTCGACGATGGCCAGGGCGCGGACGCTCCTGGCAATGAGGAAGTTCCAGAGGCTGCACCGGGAGACGGGTCTCCTGCACCCGACGCGCCCGACGTAGCCCCAGTCCCCGAGAGTGCAGAAATACCTGATCTGGACCCAGAACTCGTCACTGCACTTGGTGAAGCGACAGACGAAAAACCCAAATTCGGAGACAAGATTCACGGAAATTTGGCATCCCTCTGGCTACCGCTGCTGCGGAAAGGCATGCCCTCAGAGGCAAAAGAAAAATTAAAGAATGAATACCTCATTCCAGAAAACTGTAGCCTGTTACAGGCACCGAAGTTAAACCCGGAAATTTCCGCAGCTATTTCGGAGATGGCTCGCAACAGGGATAAAAAGTTGGAGGCCAGCCAACAACAGCTTGGCCTAGGAATTACAGCTGTGAATCGAGGCCTATCAATCCTACTCACATCCAACGACAAAGTCACAGCCATAAAGCTGTTAAGTGACAGTTGCCGGATCCTGTCCGACCTGCATTTTGGGGAGACCCAAACCCGCATAAAATTGATAACCCCAGGGCTAGCCAAACCTTTCCTGAATATCATCCAAGACGAGGAAAGGGATGAGCTGCTATTCGGAAGCAAGCTTCCAGAGAAAATCAAAGCCTCAAAAGCTATTGAAAAACAGGGATTGCAGATCAAGAAAACTGTACCTGCCATTAAGAATACACCAGCCTCCTCAAGCTCGACTCCTAATGTCCCACGCAATCAATACCAGTTTCAGGGAAACTGGGCAGGACCTACACGGTACCAGTCAAACAGGGGGGGGCGGGGAAGACAAAGGAAAGCTACAGCGGGCCGCAAACCAGCTCCGAATCCACAAGCCAAGCCGGTGGGCCAGGGCAAGACTCGTGCTGCCCCTCAGCAATGA
- the LOC134802088 gene encoding uncharacterized protein LOC134802088 gives MSLEEVYIQEGPECEDSDDDEEEAVLLQVEGVKEECESAEASEAGMLAGLYTSHVLEEFVVLEPEEAEVPTHGMVMQPRARANYKQYATLVGFMERHSDIARLPPGCRLWGDRLWLQLVTTLNAVPGGVYKPPEKWKKVNTRIYPGCRLWGDRLWLQLVTTLNAVPGGVYKPPEKWKKVNTRIYPGCRLWGDRLWLQLVTTLNAVPGGVYKPPEKWKKVNTRIYPGCRLWGDRLWLQLVTTLNAVPGGVYKPPEKWKKVNTRIYPGCRLWGDRLWLQLVTTLNAVPGGVYKPPEKWKKRGCRPAAYPGCRLWGDRLWLQLVTTLNAVPGGVYKPPEKWKKLVTTLNAVPGGVYKPPEKWKKLVTTLNAVPGGVYKPPEKWKKVNTRIYPGCRLWGDRLWLQLVTTLNAVPGGVYKPPEKWKKVSHYKLTPSCRLWGDRLWLQLVTTLNAVPGGVYKPPEKWKKVNTRIYPGCRMWGDRLWLQLVTTLNAVPGGVYKPPEKWKKVWADWKAKTKKKAIMLRKNNGARGSLNVLEKRVLGVMKPAAYRMADLEEKGFIPPNFSAPPKDDNVAHGGSGQSEAANSGDAHSTVSALGAPPAPPAPPAPCSRHPRPAPAAPHPRPAPAAPHPRPASAAPHPRPAPAASHPRPAPDTPNTANSRESLNASTSDTHPPSSIRHATTTSDTTSRSTATSHIPTTSPPANRRSLLPRVTLAEALNNFTSIERRRLKLDEIRERNLHAREREKLRLERERLRVERERVDVFRHLAETAQDLLAHFTGGSQNHARE, from the exons ATGTCGCTGGAGGAGGTGTACATCCAGGAAGGACCCGAATGTGAGGACAGTGATGACG ATGAAGAGGAAGCAGTATTGTTACAAGTAGAGGGTGTGAAGGAGGAGTGTGAGAGCGCAGAAGCGAGCGAGGCGGGCATGCTGGCCGGCCTGTACACAAGCCATGTGCTCGAAGAATTCGTTGTGTTGGAGCCGGAGGAAGCTGAGGTTCCGACGCATG gCATGGTTATGCAGCCGCGGGCGCGCGCTAATTATAAACAATATGCAACTCTAGTTGGGTTTATGGAAAG ACACTCGGATATAGCGCGGCTGCCGCCCGGCTGCCGGCTGTGGGGCGACCGTCTGTGGCTGCAGCTCGTGACGACGCTCAACGCCGTGCCCGGCGGCGTCTACAAGCCCCCCGAGAAGTGGAAGAAAGTAA ACACTCGGATATATCCTGGCTGCCGGCTGTGGGGCGACCGTCTGTGGCTGCAGCTCGTGACGACGCTCAACGCCGTGCCCGGCGGCGTCTACAAGCCCCCCGAGAAGTGGAAGAAAGTAA ACACTCGGATATATCCTGGCTGCCGGCTGTGGGGCGACCGGCTGTGGCTGCAGCTCGTGACGACGCTCAACGCCGTGCCCGGCGGCGTCTACAAGCCCCCCGAGAAGTGGAAGAAAGTAA ACACTCGGATATATCCTGGCTGCCGGCTGTGGGGCGACCGTCTGTGGCTGCAGCTCGTGACGACGCTCAACGCCGTGCCCGGCGGCGTCTACAAGCCCCCCGAGAAGTGGAAGAAAGTAA ACACTCGGATATATCCTGGCTGCCGGCTGTGGGGCGACCGGCTGTGGCTGCAGCTCGTGACGACGCTCAACGCCGTGCCCGGCGGCGTCTACAAGCCCCCCGAGAAGTGGAAGAAA CGCGGCTGCCGCCCGGCTGCATATCCTGGCTGCCGGCTGTGGGGCGACCGTCTGTGGCTGCAGCTCGTGACGACGCTCAACGCCGTGCCCGGCGGCGTCTACAAGCCCCCTGAGAAGTGGAAGAAA CTCGTGACGACGCTCAACGCCGTGCCCGGCGGCGTCTACAAGCCCCCTGAGAAGTGGAAGAAA CTCGTGACGACGCTCAACGCCGTGCCCGGCGGCGTCTACAAGCCCCCCGAGAAGTGGAAGAAAGTAA ACACTCGGATATATCCTGGCTGCCGGCTGTGGGGCGACCGTCTGTGGCTGCAGCTCGTGACGACGCTCAACGCCGTGCCCGGCGGCGTCTACAAGCCCCCCGAGAAGTGGAAGAAAGTAAGTCACTATAAACTAACGCCAa GCTGCCGGCTGTGGGGTGACCGGCTGTGGTTGCAGCTCGTGACGACGCTCAACGCCGTGCCCGGCGGCGTCTACAAGCCCCCCGAGAAGTGGAAGAAAGTAA ACACTCGGATATATCCTGGCTGCCGGATGTGGGGCGACCGTCTGTGGCTGCAGCTCGTGACGACGCTCAACGCCGTGCCCGGCGGCGTCTACAAGCCCCCCGAGAAGTGGAAGAAA GTCTGGGCTGACTGGAAAGCGAAGACCAAGAAGAAGGCAATCATGTTAAGAAAGAATAACGGGGCAAGGGGTTCCCTCAACGTTCTAGAGAAGCGCGTGTTGGGCGTCATGAAACCGGCTGCCTACAGAATGGCCGACTTGGAGGAGAAAGGcttt ATTCCACCAAACTTTTCGGCACCACCTAAAGATGACAACGTAGCGCATGGCGGCTCAGGACAGTCGGAGGCCGCTAACTCTGGAGATG CACATTCAACGGTATCGGCACTCGGAGCGCCGCCGGCACCTCCCGCGCCCCCGGCGCCCTGCTCCCGGCATCCCCGCCCCGCGCCCGCGGCACCGCATCCCCGCCCCGCGCCCGCGGCACCGCATCCCCGCCCCGCGTCCGCGGCACCGCATCCCCGCCCCGCGCCCGCGGCATCGCACCCCCGCCCCGCGCCCGACACACCAAACACGGCAAACTCACGCGAATCGTTAAATGCTTCTACTTCAGATACTCATCCTCCATCAAGCATTCGTCATGCTACTACAACCAGTGACACTACTAGTCGTTCTACTGCAACTAGTCATATTCCTACTACAAGTCCTCCTGCAAATCGTCGCTCACTACTACCGCGTGTAACCCTCGCCGAAGCACTCAACAACTTCACATCGATCGAACGCCGGCGACTTAAGTTAGATGAGATACGAGAGAGGAACCTGCACGCGCGAGAGAGAGAAAAGCTGAGACTGGAAAGGGAGAGGCTGAGGGTGGAGAGGGAGAGGGTAGATGTGTTCCGTCATCTGGCTGAGACGGCGCAGGATTTGTTGGCTCACTTCACCGGGGGTAGCCAGAACCATGCTCGTGAATAG